A single region of the Nicotiana sylvestris chromosome 6, ASM39365v2, whole genome shotgun sequence genome encodes:
- the LOC104214213 gene encoding probable E3 ubiquitin-protein ligase ZFP1, which translates to MSHGNYIFDLEADQQGQEFFHSEPCIFYGSLAALPQPNVHTVIPAPGNAGNIYLHHLSDHQHGVTQYNAVQHQHPTTNLDLAISASSNHYNPYMAVPSASRDFPIPINHGPHDQLQSSSHNILGMNSDSYGRNNRYMDDMGSSFKRKNAEGIPVNLQYHHALAGSSSSVAPVITRAHEYDVLIDAASFTPPDYGGNSSSFIGDGAPRSMSNRSGASGPDNVAARNHNHLFQGNYAGQAHQLPGNPWLDRQFNSNGSEAQTWAWNHAVPLPYVPDAGNTGVQGYQITSSNGGLNSFQHPPIPQGHPSLHHLPPNFQGMRGQAITFPPQMTASSRRHLPNNSSNITTNLLQGAVEAGPIYMPSLPTGFGLYRPHQRAIVLERNTRHRNLPNMRVLPEDGVAMLDIPVYHEVNNPPVDQHRDMRLDIDHMSYEELLALGEQIGNVTTGLSDEIIISHLKTRIFSPTGIPCTLESAACLDHETDFCVICQADYDDQEKIGTLDCGHEYHAECVKKWLVVKNTCPICKSTGLSIAGKNL; encoded by the exons ATGTCACACGGTAATTATATATTTGATTTGGAAGCAGATCAGCAAGGTCAAGAGTTCTTTCATTCCGAGCCTTGCATATTTTATGGGAGCTTAGCGGCTTTACCACAGCCTAATGTTCACACAGTAATACCAGCTCCTGGAAATGCTGGTAATATCTATTTGCACCATCTATCAGACCATCAGCATGGGGTGACACAGTACAATGCGGTTCAACATCAGCATCCAACCACCAATCTTGACCTTGCCATTTCTGCTTCGTCAAATCACTACAATCCCTACATGGCTGTTCCATCTGCTTCTAGAGATTTCCCCATTCCAATAAATCACGGGCCACATGATCAGCTTCAATCAAGCTCTCACAACATCCTTGGAATGAATTCAGACAGCTATGGAAGGAACAATCGTTACATGGACGATATGGGAAGCTCATTTAAGAGAAAGAATGCTGAAGGAATCCCTGTGAATCTTCAATATCATCATGCTTTGGCAGGCTCCAGTTCTTCTGTTGCTCCAGTGATTACAAGGGCACACGAATATGATGTCTTAATTGATGCTGCATCATTTACACCACCAGATTATGGAGGCAATTCATCATCATTCATTGGAGATGGAGCACCGAGAAGTATGAGTAACAGATCTGGTGCTAGTGGTCCAGATAACGTCGCAGCACGTAACCATAATCATCTCTTTCAAGGAAACTATGCAGGTCAAGCCCATCAGTTGCCTGGCAATCCTTGGTTGGACCGGCAGTTCAACAGCAATGGTAGTGAGGCTCAAACTTGGGCCTGGAATCATGCTGTTCCTTTACCCTATGTACCTG ATGCTGGAAACACGGGTGTGCAGGGTTATCAAATAACATCCAGCAATGGAGGTTTGAATAGTTTTCAACATCCACCCATTCCTCAAGGGCACCCAAGCCTTCATCATCTGCCACCTAATTTTCAAGGAATGAGAGGACAGGCTATCACCTTCCCTCCACAAATGACAGCATCCTCACGCAGACACCTACCAAATAATTCCTCCAACATCACCACCAACCTATTGCAAGGCGCTGTAGAGGCAGGACCAATATATATGCCCTCGCTACCAACTGGCTTTGGGTTGTACAGACCTCATCAAAGGGCTATTGTGCTTGAACGGAATACTAGACATCGGAACCTTCCTAATATGAGAGTTCTGCCAGAAGAT GGAGTGGCAATGCTGGATATTCCAGTCTACCATGAAGTTAATAATCCCCCCGTTGATCAGCACAGAGATATGCGTTTGGACATAGATCACATGTCCTATGAG GAGCTTCTTGCACTGGGGGAGCAGATTGGCAATGTAACAACTGGATTATCAGATGAAATAATCATTAGCCATTTGAAAACAAGAATATTTTCGCCCACTGGGATTCCTTGCACTCTGGAAAGCGCTGCATGTTTGGATCACGAAACTGATTTCTGTGTCATATGCCAG GCTGATTACGACGACCAAGAAAAGATAGGAACTCTTGACTGCGGACATGAATATCATGCGGAGTGCGTAAAGAAGTGGTTGGTTGTGAAGAACACTTGTCCCATCTGCAAATCCACAGGATTGTCAATAGCAGGAAAGAATTTGTGA